From Micromonospora sp. NBC_01699, a single genomic window includes:
- a CDS encoding glycosyl hydrolase family 18 protein, with protein sequence MRSSLRRAFWAGAVVAVAVAAVPVTAAFGAGNVTTTFVAASDWGTGHEARVTITNGTDASLATWRLEFDLPAGTTIGSFWDADVTRTNNHYVAVKKSWAGAIAPGASFSWGYNGTGAYRAPLNCTINGASCGGGTPPPTTPPTTRPPTTPPTTPPTTPPTTRPPTNPPTTPPTNPPPGGKKVVGYFAQWGVYGRNYHVKNIVTSGSAAKLTHIMYAFGNTTNGQCTIGDSYADYEKAYTTADSVDGVADTWDQPLRGSFNQLRKLKAAYPNIKVIWSFGGWTWSGGFTQAAANPTAFANSCYNLVEDPRWADVFDGIDIDWEYPNACGLTCDASGPNAFKNVIQALRTRFGSSALVTAAITADGTNGGKIDATDYAGAINNLNWLMPMTYDYFGAFAAQGPTAPHSPLTSYTGIPTAGFYSDAAIQKLKSKGIPASKLLLGIGFYGRGWTGVTQAAPGGSATGAAPGTYEAGNEDYKVLKNTCPTTGTVAGTAYAKCGSNWWSYDTPSTINGKMSYANNQGLGGSFFWELSGDTSNGELITAVKNGLG encoded by the coding sequence ATGAGAAGTTCCCTCCGTCGGGCGTTCTGGGCCGGCGCCGTGGTCGCGGTGGCGGTCGCCGCCGTCCCGGTGACCGCGGCCTTCGGCGCCGGAAACGTCACCACAACCTTCGTGGCCGCCTCCGACTGGGGAACCGGTCACGAGGCCCGCGTCACGATCACCAACGGCACCGACGCCTCGCTCGCCACCTGGCGGCTTGAGTTCGACCTGCCGGCCGGCACCACCATCGGCAGCTTCTGGGATGCCGACGTGACCCGGACCAACAACCACTATGTGGCGGTCAAGAAGAGCTGGGCCGGTGCGATCGCGCCGGGTGCCTCGTTCTCCTGGGGCTACAACGGCACCGGCGCCTACCGGGCCCCGCTGAACTGCACCATCAACGGCGCCTCGTGCGGCGGCGGCACCCCTCCGCCCACCACGCCGCCGACCACCCGGCCGCCGACGACCCCGCCGACCACTCCGCCCACCACCCCGCCGACCACCCGGCCGCCGACCAACCCGCCCACGACTCCGCCGACCAACCCGCCGCCGGGCGGCAAGAAGGTCGTCGGCTACTTCGCGCAGTGGGGCGTCTACGGCCGGAACTACCACGTCAAGAACATCGTCACCAGCGGGTCCGCGGCCAAGCTGACCCACATCATGTACGCCTTCGGCAACACCACGAACGGCCAGTGCACGATCGGTGACAGCTACGCCGACTACGAGAAGGCGTACACGACGGCGGACAGTGTGGACGGCGTCGCCGACACCTGGGACCAGCCGCTGCGCGGCAGCTTCAACCAGCTGCGCAAGCTCAAGGCGGCGTACCCGAACATCAAGGTGATCTGGTCGTTCGGTGGCTGGACCTGGTCCGGCGGCTTCACCCAGGCCGCGGCGAACCCGACCGCGTTCGCGAACTCCTGCTACAACCTGGTCGAGGACCCGCGCTGGGCCGACGTGTTCGACGGCATCGACATCGACTGGGAGTACCCGAACGCCTGCGGCCTGACCTGTGACGCCAGCGGTCCGAACGCGTTCAAGAACGTGATCCAGGCGCTGCGTACCCGGTTCGGTTCCTCCGCCCTGGTCACCGCGGCGATCACCGCGGACGGCACCAACGGCGGCAAGATCGACGCCACCGACTACGCCGGGGCGATCAACAACCTCAACTGGCTGATGCCGATGACGTACGACTACTTCGGCGCGTTCGCCGCGCAGGGCCCGACCGCCCCGCACTCGCCGCTGACGTCGTACACCGGGATCCCGACGGCGGGCTTCTACTCCGACGCGGCGATCCAGAAGCTCAAGAGCAAGGGCATCCCGGCCAGCAAACTGCTGCTGGGTATCGGCTTCTACGGCCGCGGTTGGACCGGGGTTACCCAGGCGGCACCGGGCGGCAGCGCCACCGGGGCGGCACCGGGCACCTACGAGGCGGGCAACGAGGACTACAAGGTCCTCAAGAACACCTGCCCGACCACCGGTACGGTCGCCGGCACCGCGTACGCCAAGTGCGGCAGCAACTGGTGGAGCTACGACACCCCCAGCACCATCAACGGCAAGATGTCGTACGCCAACAACCAGGGTCTGGGTGGTTCCTTCTTCTGGGAGCTGTCCGGCGACACCAGCAACGGTGAGCTGATCACCGCCGTCAAGAACGGCCTCGGCTGA
- a CDS encoding class F sortase — protein MNGAPPTRAAEIRRHRGRWPGPAGKPPRWVLPVLLGVGVLVFALVTGTGLGRAGTGPATTAGVWRAGCGTGCPSTGARPPQPDPAAPTGPPDRVRIPRIGVDSSLAVLGLDRSGQLAAPADYARAGWFGAGTAPGDTGPAVIAGHVDSTTGPAVFYRLHELRTGDRVEVRRGGRWIGFVVVASSRHDKDEFPTAEVYGPTPGPELRLVTCTGPFDDRTRHYRDNLVVYAIADR, from the coding sequence GTGAACGGCGCACCGCCCACCCGTGCCGCCGAGATCAGGCGGCACCGGGGGCGGTGGCCCGGACCGGCGGGCAAGCCTCCGCGGTGGGTCCTCCCGGTCCTGCTCGGCGTCGGTGTCCTGGTGTTCGCGCTGGTCACCGGCACCGGGCTGGGTCGGGCCGGCACCGGACCCGCGACCACGGCCGGGGTGTGGCGCGCGGGCTGCGGCACCGGCTGCCCGTCGACCGGCGCGCGGCCGCCGCAACCGGACCCGGCCGCACCCACCGGGCCACCCGACCGGGTACGGATACCGCGCATCGGCGTCGACTCGTCCCTGGCCGTGCTCGGCCTGGACCGGTCCGGGCAACTCGCCGCGCCGGCCGACTACGCCCGGGCCGGCTGGTTCGGCGCCGGTACGGCACCGGGCGACACCGGCCCGGCGGTGATCGCCGGGCACGTCGACTCGACCACCGGCCCCGCCGTCTTCTACCGCCTGCACGAACTGCGCACGGGCGACCGGGTCGAGGTGCGGCGCGGAGGGCGGTGGATCGGATTCGTGGTGGTGGCCAGCAGCCGACACGACAAGGACGAGTTCCCCACCGCCGAGGTGTACGGCCCGACCCCCGGCCCGGAGTTGCGCCTGGTCACCTGCACCGGCCCGTTCGACGACCGCACCCGGCACTACCGCGACAACCTGGTCGTGTACGCGATCGCCGATCGGTAG
- a CDS encoding alpha/beta fold hydrolase: MSLVAETHGTGLPVLCLPGFSLPGSAMVAALEPAVAATTGLRRIYPDLPGTGRSPGGPANSDGVLDAVADLVEREIGAARFLVVGWSYGGYLAAGLARRRPEQVAGLLLVCHGTRILPGNRDLPVAPVVSEEVEWLVDVPTDLRAHLSVALGNRTRETAERVATVLTASGPGDEEYLGRLRDTGYQLSDEGSTLAFLGPTSLIAGRQDYIAGYADQFRALASYPAASYALLAEAGHYLPFEQPEAFRGLTLDWLARCTAAVGGPRLDHPAGQPTPDYPAG; the protein is encoded by the coding sequence ATGAGCCTGGTCGCGGAAACCCACGGAACGGGTCTGCCGGTGCTGTGCCTGCCCGGTTTCAGCCTGCCCGGCTCGGCGATGGTCGCCGCGCTGGAGCCGGCCGTGGCGGCGACCACCGGGCTGCGCCGGATCTACCCCGACCTGCCGGGAACGGGCCGGTCGCCGGGTGGCCCGGCGAACTCCGACGGCGTGCTCGACGCGGTCGCCGACCTCGTCGAGCGGGAAATCGGCGCCGCCCGGTTCCTGGTCGTCGGCTGGTCCTACGGCGGTTACCTCGCCGCCGGGCTGGCCAGACGCCGGCCGGAGCAGGTGGCCGGCCTGCTGCTGGTCTGCCACGGCACCCGGATCCTGCCCGGTAACCGGGACCTGCCGGTGGCGCCGGTGGTCAGCGAGGAGGTCGAGTGGCTGGTCGACGTGCCGACGGACCTGCGTGCCCACCTGTCGGTGGCGTTGGGCAACCGGACCAGGGAGACGGCCGAGCGGGTGGCGACGGTGCTGACCGCGTCCGGGCCGGGCGACGAGGAGTACCTGGGGCGGTTGCGCGACACCGGCTACCAGCTCTCCGACGAGGGCTCCACGCTGGCCTTCCTCGGACCGACCAGCCTGATCGCCGGACGCCAGGACTACATCGCCGGGTACGCCGACCAGTTTCGCGCCCTGGCCAGCTACCCGGCGGCGAGTTACGCCCTGCTCGCCGAGGCCGGGCACTACCTGCCGTTCGAGCAGCCGGAGGCGTTTCGCGGGCTGACCCTGGACTGGCTGGCCCGGTGCACCGCCGCGGTCGGTGGACCACGGCTGGACCACCCCGCCGGGCAGCCAACGCCGGACTACCCGGCGGGGTAG
- a CDS encoding DUF397 domain-containing protein: MRELTGAHWRKSSRSNGSGGACVEVADNLPGHVFVRDTKDRDGGTLAFGSAAWSAFVGFAKTSAS; this comes from the coding sequence ATGCGTGAGCTGACCGGCGCCCATTGGCGCAAGTCCAGTCGTAGCAACGGTTCCGGCGGTGCGTGCGTGGAGGTCGCCGACAACCTGCCGGGCCACGTATTCGTCAGGGATACCAAGGACCGTGACGGCGGCACGCTGGCCTTCGGGTCGGCGGCCTGGAGTGCGTTCGTCGGCTTCGCCAAGACCTCGGCCAGCTGA
- a CDS encoding class II 3-deoxy-7-phosphoheptulonate synthase codes for MRHEWHQLSYPTVGNLGPQTSRPTDDSAEDVALGLDRWRDMPRAQTPPWPDQKAVDEVCEVLSTVPSVVAPYEVDHLRVQLAQVAEGKAFLLQGGDCAETFTDNTESHLLANARTLLQMAVVLTYGASLPVVKVARVAGQYTKPRSLPTDARGLPAYRGDMINSLEAVPEARIADPQRMIRAYANSSSAMNMLRAYLAGGLADLHAVHDWNKGFVRDSAAGERYDAIAREIDRAVAFMRACGVTDDEALRTVTLYCSHEALALEYDRALTRVSDGKAYGLSGHFLWIGERTRQIDGAHIDWISRIANPIGVKIGPGTTPDQAIELCEKLNPNNIPGRLTLVSRMGNHKVREALPAIVEKVTAAGAKVVWQCDPMHGNTHESSNGYKTRHFDRIVDEVLGYFEVHRGLETHPGGMHVELTGEDVTECLGGAQAIADVDLPDRYETACDPRLNTQQSLELAFLVAEMLRG; via the coding sequence ATGCGCCATGAGTGGCATCAGCTGAGCTACCCCACGGTGGGTAACCTAGGCCCGCAGACCAGCCGTCCGACCGACGATTCCGCCGAGGACGTGGCCCTCGGGCTGGACCGGTGGCGGGACATGCCGCGGGCCCAGACCCCGCCGTGGCCCGACCAGAAGGCCGTCGACGAGGTCTGCGAGGTCCTCTCCACGGTGCCGTCGGTGGTCGCCCCGTATGAGGTTGATCACCTCCGGGTGCAGCTCGCCCAGGTGGCCGAGGGCAAGGCCTTCCTGCTCCAGGGCGGCGACTGCGCCGAGACCTTCACCGACAACACCGAGAGCCACCTGCTCGCCAACGCGCGCACCCTGCTCCAGATGGCGGTCGTGCTGACCTACGGGGCGTCGCTGCCGGTGGTCAAGGTTGCCAGGGTCGCCGGGCAGTACACCAAGCCGCGGTCGCTGCCGACCGACGCGCGCGGGCTGCCGGCGTACCGCGGAGACATGATCAACTCGCTGGAGGCGGTGCCGGAGGCCCGGATCGCCGACCCGCAGCGCATGATCCGGGCGTACGCCAACTCCTCCTCGGCGATGAACATGCTCCGGGCGTACCTCGCCGGTGGCCTGGCCGACCTGCACGCCGTGCACGACTGGAACAAGGGCTTCGTCCGCGACTCGGCGGCCGGTGAGCGCTACGACGCCATCGCCCGCGAGATCGACCGGGCGGTCGCCTTCATGCGCGCCTGCGGCGTGACCGACGACGAGGCCCTGCGCACCGTCACCCTCTACTGCTCCCACGAGGCGCTGGCCCTGGAGTACGACCGGGCACTCACCCGGGTCTCCGACGGCAAGGCGTACGGCCTTTCCGGCCACTTCCTCTGGATCGGCGAGCGGACCCGGCAGATCGACGGCGCCCACATCGACTGGATCTCCCGGATCGCCAACCCGATCGGCGTTAAGATCGGCCCCGGCACCACCCCGGACCAGGCGATCGAGCTGTGCGAGAAGCTCAACCCGAACAACATTCCGGGCCGGCTCACCCTGGTCAGCCGGATGGGCAACCACAAGGTCCGCGAGGCCCTGCCGGCGATCGTGGAGAAGGTCACCGCCGCCGGTGCCAAGGTCGTCTGGCAGTGCGACCCGATGCACGGCAACACCCACGAGTCGTCCAACGGCTACAAGACCCGCCATTTCGACCGGATCGTCGACGAGGTGCTCGGCTACTTCGAGGTGCACCGCGGCCTGGAGACCCACCCCGGCGGCATGCACGTCGAGCTGACCGGCGAGGACGTCACCGAATGCCTCGGCGGCGCCCAGGCGATCGCCGACGTGGACCTGCCCGACCGGTACGAGACCGCCTGCGACCCGCGCCTGAACACCCAGCAGTCGCTGGAACTGGCCTTCCTGGTGGCGGAGATGCTCCGTGGCTGA
- a CDS encoding DUF2203 domain-containing protein, producing MFTLAQASYLIATLRPRIDELITLRADLAELRADLTGGGLSPLGGMPELKALEARLHGILEELNEHEIQVKGFAPVLLDFAGERKGRPVLWCWLEGDDDIRWYHRADCGFAGRRRL from the coding sequence GTGTTCACCCTCGCCCAGGCCAGTTACCTGATCGCCACCCTGCGCCCCCGGATCGACGAGCTGATCACCCTGCGCGCCGACCTGGCCGAGCTGCGGGCCGATCTGACCGGCGGCGGGCTGAGTCCGCTCGGTGGCATGCCGGAGCTCAAGGCGCTGGAGGCGCGGCTGCACGGCATCCTGGAGGAGCTCAACGAGCACGAGATCCAGGTCAAGGGCTTCGCCCCGGTGCTGCTCGACTTCGCCGGAGAGCGCAAGGGCCGGCCGGTGCTCTGGTGCTGGCTGGAGGGCGACGACGACATCCGCTGGTACCACCGGGCCGACTGCGGGTTCGCCGGCCGCCGGCGGCTCTGA
- a CDS encoding 6-phosphofructokinase, giving the protein MRIGVLTGGGDCPGLNAVIRAVVRKGVATYGHEFVGFRDGWRGPLEGLTKPLGIDEVRGILPRGGTILGSSRTNPFKIENGVERIKDNLAEQGVDALVAIGGEDTLGVATRLTELGVHVVGVPKTIDNDLNATDYTFGFDTAVNIAMEAIDRLHTTAESHHRTLVVEVMGRHAGWIALHAGLAGGANVILLPERQFDVEQVATYVEKRFQKQYAPIVVVAEGAQPLDGQMVLHNQELDSFGHVRLGGIGQWLAGEIEAKTGKEARTVVLGHIQRGGTPTAFDRVLATRLGLHAIDAVNDGDWGKMVAMQGTDIVRVPLAEATRELKTVPIERYEEAEVFFGS; this is encoded by the coding sequence ATGCGTATCGGCGTGCTCACCGGCGGCGGTGACTGCCCGGGTCTGAACGCGGTGATCCGAGCGGTCGTGCGTAAGGGTGTCGCTACCTACGGTCACGAGTTCGTGGGCTTCCGCGACGGCTGGCGCGGTCCGCTGGAGGGGCTGACCAAGCCGCTCGGCATCGACGAGGTGCGGGGGATCCTGCCCCGCGGCGGGACCATCCTCGGCTCGTCCCGGACCAACCCGTTCAAGATCGAAAACGGGGTCGAACGGATCAAGGACAATCTCGCCGAGCAGGGCGTGGACGCGCTGGTCGCGATCGGCGGCGAGGACACCCTCGGCGTCGCGACCAGGCTGACCGAGCTCGGCGTCCACGTGGTCGGCGTACCGAAGACGATCGACAACGACCTCAACGCGACCGACTACACGTTCGGCTTCGACACCGCGGTCAACATCGCGATGGAGGCGATCGACCGGCTGCACACCACGGCCGAGAGCCACCACCGCACCCTGGTGGTCGAGGTCATGGGCCGGCACGCCGGCTGGATCGCGCTGCACGCCGGCCTGGCCGGTGGCGCCAACGTGATCCTGCTGCCGGAGCGGCAGTTCGACGTGGAGCAGGTGGCCACCTACGTCGAGAAGCGGTTCCAGAAGCAGTACGCCCCGATCGTGGTGGTCGCCGAGGGCGCCCAGCCGCTGGACGGGCAGATGGTTCTGCACAACCAGGAGCTGGACTCCTTCGGTCACGTCCGGCTCGGCGGCATCGGCCAGTGGCTGGCCGGCGAGATCGAGGCCAAGACCGGCAAGGAGGCCCGTACGGTCGTGCTCGGGCACATCCAGCGCGGCGGTACGCCGACCGCGTTCGACCGGGTGCTCGCCACCCGGCTCGGCCTGCACGCGATCGACGCCGTGAACGACGGTGACTGGGGCAAGATGGTCGCCATGCAGGGCACCGACATCGTTCGGGTGCCGCTGGCCGAGGCGACCCGCGAGCTGAAGACCGTACCGATCGAGCGTTACGAAGAGGCCGAGGTCTTCTTCGGTAGCTGA
- the proC gene encoding pyrroline-5-carboxylate reductase yields MAPGAHTVAVIGTGKIGELMLSGLLRAGWPAGRLLATTRRQARAEELATRYGVRVVDNLSAVAEADVLAISVKPQDAGALLDEIGAKVPADKLVISLCAGLPTGFFGRRLPEGTPVVRVMTNTPALVDQAMTAISAGPYATGAHLALAEEMFTPLGATIRVPESQQDAVTALSGSGPAYFYLLVEAMIDAGILLGLPRQVAHDLIVQTAIGSATMLRDSGEHPVKLREAVTSPAGTTISAIRELEKHGVRAALLAALEAARDRAREIAAQSD; encoded by the coding sequence ATGGCACCGGGAGCGCACACGGTGGCCGTGATCGGCACCGGGAAGATCGGCGAGCTGATGCTCTCCGGGTTGCTGCGGGCCGGCTGGCCGGCGGGCCGGCTGCTGGCCACCACCCGGCGGCAGGCCCGCGCCGAGGAACTGGCCACCCGGTACGGCGTCCGGGTGGTGGACAACCTGTCCGCGGTGGCCGAGGCGGACGTGCTCGCCATCTCGGTGAAGCCGCAGGACGCGGGCGCGCTGCTGGACGAGATCGGCGCCAAGGTACCGGCCGACAAGCTGGTGATCTCACTCTGTGCGGGCCTGCCGACCGGCTTCTTCGGCCGGCGGCTGCCGGAGGGCACCCCGGTGGTCCGGGTCATGACGAACACCCCGGCCCTGGTCGACCAGGCGATGACGGCGATCTCCGCCGGCCCGTACGCGACCGGGGCGCACCTGGCCCTGGCCGAGGAGATGTTCACCCCGCTGGGCGCGACCATCCGGGTGCCCGAGTCGCAGCAGGACGCCGTCACCGCGCTCTCCGGTTCCGGCCCGGCCTACTTCTACCTGCTGGTCGAGGCGATGATCGACGCAGGCATCCTGCTCGGGCTGCCGCGCCAGGTCGCCCACGACCTGATCGTGCAGACCGCCATCGGCTCGGCCACCATGCTCCGCGACTCTGGTGAACATCCGGTGAAACTGCGGGAGGCGGTCACCTCGCCGGCCGGCACCACCATTTCGGCGATCCGGGAGCTGGAGAAGCACGGCGTACGCGCCGCGCTGCTCGCCGCGCTCGAAGCGGCCCGCGACCGGGCCCGGGAGATCGCCGCCCAGAGCGACTAG
- a CDS encoding DUF4397 domain-containing protein, translating to MRISRPLARQLRRTLAFGSVTLLGLGLSALAAAPAGAAGVGYVRLAHLSPDTPAVDVYLAAATGSAEPRVFPAVGYGVVSGYLSLPVGRYAVAMRQAGAPASSKPVLTAEVAVTAGDAYTVAGVGRYADLGLRVLDDDISAPAAGRAKVRVVQASVRAPVIDVAAADGPTIADAVPFATTTPYSQVEPGSWKLRLNSTGGTPTTADVRLAAGTVYSLLVLDAEQGGLTTELRIDARGGEVVPAGGVDTGAGGARNAVGTRASDEPAGRDYPLVAAAVAAGTLLAVLTAAVVLLVRRRARRTW from the coding sequence ATGCGCATTTCCCGACCGCTCGCCCGCCAGCTCCGGCGGACCCTGGCGTTCGGCTCGGTCACCCTGCTCGGCCTGGGCCTGAGCGCGTTGGCGGCCGCGCCGGCCGGTGCCGCCGGGGTGGGCTACGTCCGGCTCGCGCACCTGTCCCCGGACACCCCGGCCGTCGACGTCTACCTGGCTGCGGCGACCGGCTCGGCCGAACCCCGGGTCTTCCCCGCGGTCGGGTACGGGGTGGTCTCGGGCTACCTGTCACTGCCGGTCGGCCGGTACGCGGTCGCGATGCGGCAGGCGGGCGCCCCGGCGAGCAGCAAACCGGTGCTGACCGCCGAGGTGGCGGTGACCGCCGGGGACGCGTACACGGTGGCCGGGGTGGGTCGCTACGCCGACCTGGGGCTGCGGGTGCTCGACGACGACATCAGCGCACCGGCCGCCGGACGGGCGAAGGTACGCGTCGTACAGGCGTCCGTCCGGGCACCCGTGATCGACGTCGCCGCCGCCGACGGGCCCACCATCGCCGACGCCGTCCCGTTCGCCACCACCACGCCCTACTCGCAGGTCGAACCGGGCTCCTGGAAGCTGCGGCTGAACAGCACCGGCGGCACCCCGACCACGGCCGACGTACGGCTCGCCGCCGGGACGGTCTACTCACTGCTGGTGCTCGACGCCGAGCAGGGCGGGCTCACCACCGAGTTGCGGATCGACGCCAGGGGCGGCGAGGTGGTGCCGGCCGGTGGCGTGGACACCGGCGCCGGCGGCGCCCGGAACGCGGTCGGCACCCGGGCGTCGGACGAGCCGGCCGGTCGGGACTACCCGCTGGTCGCCGCCGCAGTCGCGGCCGGCACGCTGCTCGCGGTGCTCACCGCGGCCGTGGTGCTGCTGGTCCGACGCCGCGCGCGGCGCACCTGGTGA
- a CDS encoding alpha/beta fold hydrolase, with protein sequence MGALPAENSGQWAGPGPTHEGVPMVAVGDWRTVSRNGVRLACLDRAGPEPAVLFLHGPAGHAGQWDASAAALDGSHRVLALDQRGHGRSARRPIQLTRSAYVADVAAVVGALRAAPVVLVGHSLGGHTAMLTAARYPRLVRALLVVDASPGGDPETPRRIGEWLSGWPVPFPSYADAVRFFGGGDRGRAWADGLAEEADGWWPRFVPELMVESVRESSARPFWADWSAIRCPTLLVRAGRGVVGVDQARRMLARLPGSELVELPDAGHDLHLERPGAWHRLLREFLDRLGPEPHPGQPPHG encoded by the coding sequence GTGGGGGCGTTGCCGGCCGAGAATTCGGGGCAGTGGGCTGGGCCGGGACCCACCCACGAGGGGGTGCCGATGGTGGCGGTCGGTGACTGGCGCACGGTGAGTCGGAACGGCGTACGGCTGGCCTGCCTCGACCGGGCCGGCCCGGAACCGGCGGTGCTGTTCCTGCACGGCCCGGCCGGCCACGCGGGGCAGTGGGACGCGAGCGCCGCCGCCCTCGACGGCTCCCACCGGGTGCTGGCCCTGGACCAGCGCGGCCACGGCCGCAGCGCGCGCCGGCCGATCCAACTGACCCGCTCGGCGTACGTCGCCGATGTCGCCGCCGTGGTCGGCGCGCTGCGGGCGGCCCCGGTGGTGCTGGTCGGGCACTCCCTCGGTGGGCACACCGCGATGCTCACCGCGGCCCGTTATCCACGGCTGGTCCGGGCCCTGCTGGTGGTGGACGCCTCGCCGGGCGGTGACCCGGAGACCCCGAGGAGGATCGGCGAGTGGTTGTCCGGCTGGCCGGTGCCCTTCCCGTCGTACGCCGACGCGGTGCGCTTCTTCGGCGGCGGTGACCGGGGTCGGGCCTGGGCGGACGGGCTGGCCGAGGAGGCCGACGGCTGGTGGCCCCGGTTCGTGCCGGAGCTGATGGTCGAGTCGGTGCGCGAGTCGTCGGCCCGGCCGTTCTGGGCCGACTGGTCGGCGATCCGTTGCCCCACCCTGCTGGTCCGCGCCGGCCGGGGAGTGGTCGGCGTGGACCAGGCCCGGCGGATGCTGGCCCGGCTGCCCGGCAGCGAACTGGTCGAACTGCCGGACGCCGGTCACGACCTACACCTGGAACGTCCCGGAGCCTGGCACCGGCTGCTGCGCGAGTTTCTCGACCGACTCGGGCCCGAACCGCATCCAGGACAACCCCCGCACGGCTAA
- a CDS encoding glutathione peroxidase gives MTIFDIKLDALGGGPAGLDQHRGKAVLVVNVASKCGLTPQYAGLQALQDGYGDRGLVVLGVPSNQFAGQEPGTSAEIAEFCSTNYGVTFPLTEKIEVNGPDRHPLYAELVDAPDPDGYTGDIRWNFEKFLVAPDGTVAARFGPKTDPQSAELTAAIERALPN, from the coding sequence ATGACGATCTTTGACATCAAGCTGGACGCCCTCGGCGGTGGCCCGGCCGGGCTCGACCAGCACCGCGGCAAGGCGGTGCTGGTCGTCAACGTCGCATCGAAGTGCGGCCTCACCCCGCAGTACGCCGGCCTCCAGGCGCTCCAGGACGGCTACGGCGATCGGGGGTTGGTGGTGCTCGGCGTACCGAGCAACCAGTTCGCCGGCCAGGAACCCGGCACGTCCGCCGAGATCGCCGAGTTCTGCTCGACCAACTACGGCGTCACGTTCCCGCTGACGGAGAAGATCGAGGTGAACGGCCCGGACCGGCACCCGCTCTACGCCGAACTGGTCGACGCCCCCGACCCGGACGGTTACACCGGCGACATCCGGTGGAACTTCGAGAAGTTCCTGGTCGCCCCGGACGGCACGGTCGCCGCCCGGTTCGGCCCGAAGACCGACCCGCAGTCGGCCGAGCTCACCGCCGCCATCGAGCGCGCCCTGCCCAACTGA
- a CDS encoding helix-turn-helix domain-containing protein has translation MTDTGSSVPRRQLGRYLKQAREQAGITLEAAARDQEWSRATMYRIEGGYAAVRRANVVSMCAAYGVPAKMTEALIALAAETKAKGWWHAHGAAIPSWFELYVGLESAASRLRHFEPASVPGLLQTREYAEALLRSHPGIPDEEVNRLVFVRMERQQLLRRTSPAPPQLDVLLDEATLRRRVPGMARQLRHLNEQGHTDRVSIRVVPTLARLNYALTGGQFIILDFPAVGVRTPEPTTVYCESLTGALYLDKPSEVATYDGAWKALEDLALDPGRSADQIAMIAKEIENA, from the coding sequence ATGACGGATACGGGATCGTCCGTACCGCGTAGACAACTGGGGCGGTACCTGAAACAGGCTCGCGAACAAGCGGGGATCACCCTTGAGGCCGCGGCAAGAGATCAAGAGTGGTCCCGGGCGACGATGTACCGAATCGAGGGTGGGTACGCCGCCGTACGTCGGGCCAACGTCGTGTCGATGTGCGCGGCGTATGGCGTACCGGCCAAGATGACGGAGGCGCTGATCGCGCTCGCGGCCGAGACCAAGGCCAAGGGCTGGTGGCACGCGCACGGCGCGGCCATCCCGAGCTGGTTCGAGCTGTACGTCGGCCTGGAGTCGGCAGCCTCCCGGTTGCGCCACTTCGAGCCGGCGTCCGTGCCGGGACTCCTGCAAACCAGGGAGTACGCCGAGGCACTGTTGCGCTCCCACCCCGGGATCCCCGACGAGGAGGTCAACCGTCTGGTCTTCGTACGGATGGAACGCCAGCAGTTGCTCCGCCGCACGTCACCCGCGCCGCCGCAACTTGACGTGCTGCTCGACGAGGCCACGCTCCGTCGGCGGGTGCCGGGAATGGCACGGCAGCTCCGGCACCTGAACGAACAGGGGCACACGGATCGGGTCAGCATCCGGGTCGTGCCCACGCTCGCCCGGCTCAACTACGCGCTGACCGGCGGCCAGTTCATCATCCTCGACTTCCCGGCGGTCGGGGTCCGCACCCCGGAGCCGACCACCGTCTACTGCGAGTCACTGACGGGTGCCCTGTATCTGGACAAGCCAAGCGAGGTTGCAACGTACGATGGCGCGTGGAAGGCGCTTGAAGACTTGGCCCTGGACCCAGGCCGGTCAGCCGACCAAATTGCGATGATTGCCAAGGAGATTGAGAATGCGTGA